A part of Cuculus canorus isolate bCucCan1 chromosome 23, bCucCan1.pri, whole genome shotgun sequence genomic DNA contains:
- the ZPR1 gene encoding zinc finger protein ZPR1 isoform X1, with translation MAALGAVEAAAAAGGGEGSLFRPLSAEDGEQRPAEIESLCMNCFRNGVTRLLLTRIPFFKEIIVSSFACDSCSWSNTEIQSAGRIQEQGVRYTLAVTSRQDMNREVVKTDCATARIPELDFEIPAFTQKGVLTTIEGIIDRAVAGLEQDQPVRRATDEEVANKIEEFIGKLKQLKEVHSSFTFILDDPSGNSFVENPHAPQKDDALVVTRYRRTPEQAAMLGLEGEELEEKPADSAEDLRNEVLQFNTNCPECNAPASTNMKLVQIPHFKEVIIMATNCDSCGHRTNEVKSGGAIEPQGTRISLRITDPSDMTRDILKSETCSVEIPELEFELGMGALGGKFTTLEGLLKDIRELVERNPFTLGDSSVPSKTKKLQEFLGKLQEIIEGKISAHFIMDDPAGNSYLQNVYAPEDDPELRVERYERTFEQNEELGLNDMRTEGYEPEGAPGR, from the exons ATGGCGGCGTTAGGGGCTGtggaggcggcggcggcggcgggaggaggggaagggtcCCTGTTCCGGCCCCTCAGCGCCGAGGATGGGGAGCAGCGGCCGGCCGAGATCGAGTCCCTGTGCATGAACTGCTTCCGCAAC GGGGTGACGCGGCTCCTGCTCACCAGGATCCCCTTCTTCAAAGAGATCATCGTCAGTTCCTTCGCCTGCGACAGCTGCTCCTGGTCCAACACAGAGATCCAGTCCGCAGGCAGGATCCAAGAGCAGGGTGTGCGCTATACCCTGGCTGTCACCTCCCGCCAG GACATGAACAGAGAGGTGGTGAAGACTGACTGTGCCACGGCTCGAATCCCAGAGCTGGACTTTGAGATCCCTGCTTTCACCCAGAAGGGAG tCCTTACCACCATAGAAGGGATAATCGACAGAGCTGTCGCGGGCCTGGAGCAGGACCAGCCTGTCCGCAGG GCAACGGATGAAGAGGTGGCAAATAAAATCGAGGAGTTCATTGGTAAActgaagcagctgaaagaagTGCATTCCTCTTTCACCTTT ATCCTTGACGATCCCTCAGGGAACAGCTTCGTGGAGAACCCTCACGCGCCACAGAAGGACGATGCTCTGGTGGTGACGCGGTACCGGCGAACTCCAGAGCAGGCTGCCatgctggggctggag ggagaggagctggaagagAAGCCAGCTGATTCCGCAGAGGATCTGAGGAACGAG GTGCTGCAGTTCAACACCAACTGCCCCGAGTGCAACGCACCAGCAAGCACGAATATGAAGTTAGTGC AAATCCCACACTTCAAGGAAGTGATTATCATGGCCACGAACTGTGACTCCTGTGGGCACAGGACAAACGAG GTGAAGTCTGGAGGAGCAATCGAACCACAAGGCACCAGGATTAGTCTTCGGATTACAGACCCTTCCGACATGACGAGGGATATCCTAAAG TCAGAGACGTGCAGCGTGGAGATCCCTGAGCTGGAATTTGAGCTGGGGATGGGAGCGCTGGGTGGGAAGTTCACCACACTGGAAGGGCTGCTGAAGGACATCAGGGAGCTG GTGGAAAGAAACCCCTTCACTCTGGGAGACAGCTCTGTACCCAGCAAGACGAAAAAGCTGCAGGAATTCCTTGGGAAGTTGCAGGAG ATCATTGAGGGAAAGATAAGTGCTCACTTCATCATGGATGACCCTGCAGGCAACAGCTATCTCCAG AACGTGTATGCCCCCGAGGATGACCCCGAGCTGAGAGTGGAGCGCTACGAGCGTACATTCGAGCAGAACGAAGAGCTGGGGCTGAACGACATGAGGACGGAGGGCTACGAGCCAGAAGGAGCCCCGGGCCGGTAG
- the ZPR1 gene encoding zinc finger protein ZPR1 isoform X2, producing the protein MNREVVKTDCATARIPELDFEIPAFTQKGVLTTIEGIIDRAVAGLEQDQPVRRATDEEVANKIEEFIGKLKQLKEVHSSFTFILDDPSGNSFVENPHAPQKDDALVVTRYRRTPEQAAMLGLEGEELEEKPADSAEDLRNEVLQFNTNCPECNAPASTNMKLVQIPHFKEVIIMATNCDSCGHRTNEVKSGGAIEPQGTRISLRITDPSDMTRDILKSETCSVEIPELEFELGMGALGGKFTTLEGLLKDIRELVERNPFTLGDSSVPSKTKKLQEFLGKLQEIIEGKISAHFIMDDPAGNSYLQNVYAPEDDPELRVERYERTFEQNEELGLNDMRTEGYEPEGAPGR; encoded by the exons ATGAACAGAGAGGTGGTGAAGACTGACTGTGCCACGGCTCGAATCCCAGAGCTGGACTTTGAGATCCCTGCTTTCACCCAGAAGGGAG tCCTTACCACCATAGAAGGGATAATCGACAGAGCTGTCGCGGGCCTGGAGCAGGACCAGCCTGTCCGCAGG GCAACGGATGAAGAGGTGGCAAATAAAATCGAGGAGTTCATTGGTAAActgaagcagctgaaagaagTGCATTCCTCTTTCACCTTT ATCCTTGACGATCCCTCAGGGAACAGCTTCGTGGAGAACCCTCACGCGCCACAGAAGGACGATGCTCTGGTGGTGACGCGGTACCGGCGAACTCCAGAGCAGGCTGCCatgctggggctggag ggagaggagctggaagagAAGCCAGCTGATTCCGCAGAGGATCTGAGGAACGAG GTGCTGCAGTTCAACACCAACTGCCCCGAGTGCAACGCACCAGCAAGCACGAATATGAAGTTAGTGC AAATCCCACACTTCAAGGAAGTGATTATCATGGCCACGAACTGTGACTCCTGTGGGCACAGGACAAACGAG GTGAAGTCTGGAGGAGCAATCGAACCACAAGGCACCAGGATTAGTCTTCGGATTACAGACCCTTCCGACATGACGAGGGATATCCTAAAG TCAGAGACGTGCAGCGTGGAGATCCCTGAGCTGGAATTTGAGCTGGGGATGGGAGCGCTGGGTGGGAAGTTCACCACACTGGAAGGGCTGCTGAAGGACATCAGGGAGCTG GTGGAAAGAAACCCCTTCACTCTGGGAGACAGCTCTGTACCCAGCAAGACGAAAAAGCTGCAGGAATTCCTTGGGAAGTTGCAGGAG ATCATTGAGGGAAAGATAAGTGCTCACTTCATCATGGATGACCCTGCAGGCAACAGCTATCTCCAG AACGTGTATGCCCCCGAGGATGACCCCGAGCTGAGAGTGGAGCGCTACGAGCGTACATTCGAGCAGAACGAAGAGCTGGGGCTGAACGACATGAGGACGGAGGGCTACGAGCCAGAAGGAGCCCCGGGCCGGTAG
- the APOA5 gene encoding apolipoprotein A-V isoform X2 gives MLLKHRAAPRMPAWQIPLKAALLLTLLVASAVSPAQPAQSGFWEYLSQLTSDKESPEHGQSGKPGRDIANPKGSIRDGVGYVGNFLEKLVPLNRGLQPQLYQDSDSLRKLVRKELESLRVKLSPYVDEVHHKVGKNLEDLRSRLQPFTQELLDQVSLKARELRRHLTPSREVTAQLLEGADELQRFMAHYTDKIALHTEQVKAIFHPYAERLVTEIHRNVEELHRNVVPHSRASPEQLQEYIQELSAKLTQNARDLHQQIQRNLERLKEQLKEQLTEQLSRDPDHLQPPPAAAEELAREVQRRVEQFRRDTHLQVRGFTRALDREAEEMRLKLSCCPGEPQPGPPALQDLPARLDALWKDLASSLGDRGGERR, from the exons ATGCTCCTGAAGCACAGGGCAGCCCCACG GATGCCGGCCTGGCAAATACCTCTGAAGGCTGCGCTTCTCCTCACCCTCCTGGTTGCCTCGGcgg tgtCGCCAGCACAGCCGGCACAGAGCGGCTTCTGGGAATACCTAAGCCAGCTGACGAGCGACAAGGAGAGCCCGGAGCATGGGCAGAGCGGGAAGCCAGGCAGGGACATCGC AAATCCAAAGGGAAGTATCCGAGATGGGGTTGGCTACGTGGGAAATTTCCTGGAGAAGCTGGTGCCCCTCAACAGGggcctccagccccagctctaCCAGGACTCTGACAGCCTGCGGAAGCTCGTCAGGAAAGAACTAGAGAGCCTGAGGGTGAAACTGTCCCCGTATGTGGATGAGGTCCACCACAAGGTGGGCAAGAACCTGGAAGATCTCCGCTCTCGGCTGCAGCCCTTCACGCAAGAGCTGCTGGACCAGGTGTCCCTAAAAGCCCGGGAGCTGCGGCGGCACCTCACGCCCAGCCGGGAGGTGACGGCTCAGCTCCTGGAGGGTGCAGACGAGCTGCAGAGGTTCATGGCTCACTACACCGACAAGATCGCGCTCCACACGGAGCAGGTGAAGGCCATTTTCCACCCCTACGCTGAGAGGCTGGTGACCGAGATCCACCGCAATGTGGAGGAGCTGCACAGGAACGTGGTCCCCCACAGCCGTGCCAGCCCGGAGCAGCTCCAGGAGTACATCCAGGAGCTCTCTGCCAAGCTGACCCAGAACGCCCGGGATCTCCACCAGCAgatccagaggaacctggagcggctgaaggagcagctgaaggagcagcTGACGGAGCAGCTCAGCCGCGATCCCGACCACCTCCAGCCGCCTCCGGCCGCCGCCGAGGAGCTGGCACGGGAGGTGCAGCGCCGCGTGGAGCAGTTCCGCAGGGACACGCACCTCCAGGTGCGGGGCTTCACGCGGGCGCTGGACCGGGAGGCGGAGGAGATGCGgctcaagctctcctgctgcccGGGAGAGCCGCAGCCCGGCCCCCCCGCGCTCCAAGACCTGCCTGCCCGCCTCGACGCTCTCTGGAAGGACCTGGCGAGCAGCCTGGGCGATCGGGGCGGTGAAAGGCGCTGA
- the APOA5 gene encoding apolipoprotein A-V isoform X3: MPAWQIPLKAALLLTLLVASAVSPAQPAQSGFWEYLSQLTSDKESPEHGQSGKPGRDIANPKGSIRDGVGYVGNFLEKLVPLNRGLQPQLYQDSDSLRKLVRKELESLRVKLSPYVDEVHHKVGKNLEDLRSRLQPFTQELLDQVSLKARELRRHLTPSREVTAQLLEGADELQRFMAHYTDKIALHTEQVKAIFHPYAERLVTEIHRNVEELHRNVVPHSRASPEQLQEYIQELSAKLTQNARDLHQQIQRNLERLKEQLKEQLTEQLSRDPDHLQPPPAAAEELAREVQRRVEQFRRDTHLQVRGFTRALDREAEEMRLKLSCCPGEPQPGPPALQDLPARLDALWKDLASSLGDRGGERR; encoded by the exons ATGCCGGCCTGGCAAATACCTCTGAAGGCTGCGCTTCTCCTCACCCTCCTGGTTGCCTCGGcgg tgtCGCCAGCACAGCCGGCACAGAGCGGCTTCTGGGAATACCTAAGCCAGCTGACGAGCGACAAGGAGAGCCCGGAGCATGGGCAGAGCGGGAAGCCAGGCAGGGACATCGC AAATCCAAAGGGAAGTATCCGAGATGGGGTTGGCTACGTGGGAAATTTCCTGGAGAAGCTGGTGCCCCTCAACAGGggcctccagccccagctctaCCAGGACTCTGACAGCCTGCGGAAGCTCGTCAGGAAAGAACTAGAGAGCCTGAGGGTGAAACTGTCCCCGTATGTGGATGAGGTCCACCACAAGGTGGGCAAGAACCTGGAAGATCTCCGCTCTCGGCTGCAGCCCTTCACGCAAGAGCTGCTGGACCAGGTGTCCCTAAAAGCCCGGGAGCTGCGGCGGCACCTCACGCCCAGCCGGGAGGTGACGGCTCAGCTCCTGGAGGGTGCAGACGAGCTGCAGAGGTTCATGGCTCACTACACCGACAAGATCGCGCTCCACACGGAGCAGGTGAAGGCCATTTTCCACCCCTACGCTGAGAGGCTGGTGACCGAGATCCACCGCAATGTGGAGGAGCTGCACAGGAACGTGGTCCCCCACAGCCGTGCCAGCCCGGAGCAGCTCCAGGAGTACATCCAGGAGCTCTCTGCCAAGCTGACCCAGAACGCCCGGGATCTCCACCAGCAgatccagaggaacctggagcggctgaaggagcagctgaaggagcagcTGACGGAGCAGCTCAGCCGCGATCCCGACCACCTCCAGCCGCCTCCGGCCGCCGCCGAGGAGCTGGCACGGGAGGTGCAGCGCCGCGTGGAGCAGTTCCGCAGGGACACGCACCTCCAGGTGCGGGGCTTCACGCGGGCGCTGGACCGGGAGGCGGAGGAGATGCGgctcaagctctcctgctgcccGGGAGAGCCGCAGCCCGGCCCCCCCGCGCTCCAAGACCTGCCTGCCCGCCTCGACGCTCTCTGGAAGGACCTGGCGAGCAGCCTGGGCGATCGGGGCGGTGAAAGGCGCTGA
- the APOA5 gene encoding apolipoprotein A-V isoform X1, whose translation MGAHRRFSPLSRRMPAWQIPLKAALLLTLLVASAVSPAQPAQSGFWEYLSQLTSDKESPEHGQSGKPGRDIANPKGSIRDGVGYVGNFLEKLVPLNRGLQPQLYQDSDSLRKLVRKELESLRVKLSPYVDEVHHKVGKNLEDLRSRLQPFTQELLDQVSLKARELRRHLTPSREVTAQLLEGADELQRFMAHYTDKIALHTEQVKAIFHPYAERLVTEIHRNVEELHRNVVPHSRASPEQLQEYIQELSAKLTQNARDLHQQIQRNLERLKEQLKEQLTEQLSRDPDHLQPPPAAAEELAREVQRRVEQFRRDTHLQVRGFTRALDREAEEMRLKLSCCPGEPQPGPPALQDLPARLDALWKDLASSLGDRGGERR comes from the exons ATGGGTGCTCACAGAcgcttctctcctctctcccgCAGGATGCCGGCCTGGCAAATACCTCTGAAGGCTGCGCTTCTCCTCACCCTCCTGGTTGCCTCGGcgg tgtCGCCAGCACAGCCGGCACAGAGCGGCTTCTGGGAATACCTAAGCCAGCTGACGAGCGACAAGGAGAGCCCGGAGCATGGGCAGAGCGGGAAGCCAGGCAGGGACATCGC AAATCCAAAGGGAAGTATCCGAGATGGGGTTGGCTACGTGGGAAATTTCCTGGAGAAGCTGGTGCCCCTCAACAGGggcctccagccccagctctaCCAGGACTCTGACAGCCTGCGGAAGCTCGTCAGGAAAGAACTAGAGAGCCTGAGGGTGAAACTGTCCCCGTATGTGGATGAGGTCCACCACAAGGTGGGCAAGAACCTGGAAGATCTCCGCTCTCGGCTGCAGCCCTTCACGCAAGAGCTGCTGGACCAGGTGTCCCTAAAAGCCCGGGAGCTGCGGCGGCACCTCACGCCCAGCCGGGAGGTGACGGCTCAGCTCCTGGAGGGTGCAGACGAGCTGCAGAGGTTCATGGCTCACTACACCGACAAGATCGCGCTCCACACGGAGCAGGTGAAGGCCATTTTCCACCCCTACGCTGAGAGGCTGGTGACCGAGATCCACCGCAATGTGGAGGAGCTGCACAGGAACGTGGTCCCCCACAGCCGTGCCAGCCCGGAGCAGCTCCAGGAGTACATCCAGGAGCTCTCTGCCAAGCTGACCCAGAACGCCCGGGATCTCCACCAGCAgatccagaggaacctggagcggctgaaggagcagctgaaggagcagcTGACGGAGCAGCTCAGCCGCGATCCCGACCACCTCCAGCCGCCTCCGGCCGCCGCCGAGGAGCTGGCACGGGAGGTGCAGCGCCGCGTGGAGCAGTTCCGCAGGGACACGCACCTCCAGGTGCGGGGCTTCACGCGGGCGCTGGACCGGGAGGCGGAGGAGATGCGgctcaagctctcctgctgcccGGGAGAGCCGCAGCCCGGCCCCCCCGCGCTCCAAGACCTGCCTGCCCGCCTCGACGCTCTCTGGAAGGACCTGGCGAGCAGCCTGGGCGATCGGGGCGGTGAAAGGCGCTGA
- the APOA4 gene encoding apolipoprotein A-IV isoform X2, with translation MSPKAAALVLMLFVVSGAQADVNPDEVASVLWKYFTELGSNAKEKVDQLQQGEITKQLNTLLESNLRNVNSYAEDLQRRLVPFATELQARLAQDSQRLKEQIQRELAELQAKLAPYADEVHQQIGTNIRQLQAKMSPYAEELRSQVDRGAGELRQALEPYAAELRERLQDNVENVQASLSPYADRLQKQIDGGVESLKERLAPLADELKAQVGQSVAELRRGLSPYAQEVQDGLNRQLESLTAQMERAAEELRRRLATSSEELRAQLSPLAQELRQVATGDAESLQQRLAPLAKQLDERVGQTLEAFRQQAAPFGEDFGQQLVKRLEEMKEKLESGTAGVEDHLELLEKEVREKVATFLSTAEPAVN, from the exons ATGTCTCCGAAGGCAGCCGCCCTTGTCCTGATGCTCTTCGTGGTCTCAG GGGCACAGGCTGATGTCAACCCGGACGAGGTGGCCAGCGTGCTCTGGAAGTACTTCACGGAGCTGGGCAGCAATGCCAAGGAGAAGGTGgaccagctgcagcagggcGAGATCACCAAGCAGCTCAA caccctGCTGGAGAGCAACCTGCGGAACGTCAACTCGTACGCCGAGGACCTGCAGCGGCGGCTGGTGCCCTTCGCCACGGAGCTGCAGGCGCGGCTGGCGCAGGACTCGCAGCGGCTGAAGGAGCAGATCCAGCGGGAGCTGGCGGAGCTGCAGGCCAAGCTGGCGCCCTATGCCGACGAGGTGCACCAGCAGATTGGCACCAACATCCGCCAGCTGCAAGCCAAGATGAGCCCCTACGCCGAAGAGCTGCGCTCCCAGGTGGATCGCGGGGCTGGGGAGCTGCGGCAGGCGCTGGAGCCCTACGCTGCCGAGCTGCGGGAGCGGCTGCAGGACAACGTCGAGAACGTCCAGGCTTCCCTCTCCCCGTACGCCGACCGGCTGCAAAAGCAGATCGATGGTGGGGTAGAGAGCCTGAAGGAGCGTCTGGCTCCCTTGGCCGATGAGCTGAAGGCGCAGGTGGGGCAGAGCGTGGCAGAGCTGCGACGTGGGCTCAGCCCCTACGCCCAGGAGGTGCAGGATGGCCTCAACCGGCAGCTGGAGAGCCTGACGGCGCAGATGGAGCGGGCGGCAGAGGAGCTGCGCAGACGTCTGGCCACGAGCTCTGAGGAGCTGCGTGCCCAGCTGAGCCCGCTGGCCCAGGAGCTGCGGCAAGTGGCCACGGGTGATGCCGAGAGCCTGCAGCAGCGCCTGGCGCCCCTGGCCAAGCAGCTGGATGAGCGCGTGGGGCAGACGCTGGAGGCATTCCGGCAGCAGGCAGCTCCCTTTGGCGAGGATTTTGGGCAGCAGCTGGTGAAGCGGctggaggagatgaaggagaagcTGGAATCGGGCACCGCTGGCGTGGAGGAccacctggagctgctggagaaggaggtgcGGGAGAAGGTGGCCACTttcctcagcactgctgagccGGCTGTGAACTAA
- the APOA4 gene encoding apolipoprotein A-IV isoform X1 → MSPKAAALVLMLFVVSGEEEHGLGGPVPRENGDPMSRGELLSGNVPALIPHPLAGAQADVNPDEVASVLWKYFTELGSNAKEKVDQLQQGEITKQLNTLLESNLRNVNSYAEDLQRRLVPFATELQARLAQDSQRLKEQIQRELAELQAKLAPYADEVHQQIGTNIRQLQAKMSPYAEELRSQVDRGAGELRQALEPYAAELRERLQDNVENVQASLSPYADRLQKQIDGGVESLKERLAPLADELKAQVGQSVAELRRGLSPYAQEVQDGLNRQLESLTAQMERAAEELRRRLATSSEELRAQLSPLAQELRQVATGDAESLQQRLAPLAKQLDERVGQTLEAFRQQAAPFGEDFGQQLVKRLEEMKEKLESGTAGVEDHLELLEKEVREKVATFLSTAEPAVN, encoded by the exons ATGTCTCCGAAGGCAGCCGCCCTTGTCCTGATGCTCTTCGTGGTCTCAGGTGAGGAGGAACATGGCTTGGGAGGTCCTGTCCCACGTGAGAATGGGGACCCGATGTCCCGGGGTGAGCTGCTGAGTGGGAATGTGCCGGCACTGATCCCGCATCCACTTGCAGGGGCACAGGCTGATGTCAACCCGGACGAGGTGGCCAGCGTGCTCTGGAAGTACTTCACGGAGCTGGGCAGCAATGCCAAGGAGAAGGTGgaccagctgcagcagggcGAGATCACCAAGCAGCTCAA caccctGCTGGAGAGCAACCTGCGGAACGTCAACTCGTACGCCGAGGACCTGCAGCGGCGGCTGGTGCCCTTCGCCACGGAGCTGCAGGCGCGGCTGGCGCAGGACTCGCAGCGGCTGAAGGAGCAGATCCAGCGGGAGCTGGCGGAGCTGCAGGCCAAGCTGGCGCCCTATGCCGACGAGGTGCACCAGCAGATTGGCACCAACATCCGCCAGCTGCAAGCCAAGATGAGCCCCTACGCCGAAGAGCTGCGCTCCCAGGTGGATCGCGGGGCTGGGGAGCTGCGGCAGGCGCTGGAGCCCTACGCTGCCGAGCTGCGGGAGCGGCTGCAGGACAACGTCGAGAACGTCCAGGCTTCCCTCTCCCCGTACGCCGACCGGCTGCAAAAGCAGATCGATGGTGGGGTAGAGAGCCTGAAGGAGCGTCTGGCTCCCTTGGCCGATGAGCTGAAGGCGCAGGTGGGGCAGAGCGTGGCAGAGCTGCGACGTGGGCTCAGCCCCTACGCCCAGGAGGTGCAGGATGGCCTCAACCGGCAGCTGGAGAGCCTGACGGCGCAGATGGAGCGGGCGGCAGAGGAGCTGCGCAGACGTCTGGCCACGAGCTCTGAGGAGCTGCGTGCCCAGCTGAGCCCGCTGGCCCAGGAGCTGCGGCAAGTGGCCACGGGTGATGCCGAGAGCCTGCAGCAGCGCCTGGCGCCCCTGGCCAAGCAGCTGGATGAGCGCGTGGGGCAGACGCTGGAGGCATTCCGGCAGCAGGCAGCTCCCTTTGGCGAGGATTTTGGGCAGCAGCTGGTGAAGCGGctggaggagatgaaggagaagcTGGAATCGGGCACCGCTGGCGTGGAGGAccacctggagctgctggagaaggaggtgcGGGAGAAGGTGGCCACTttcctcagcactgctgagccGGCTGTGAACTAA
- the LOC128854361 gene encoding apolipoprotein C-III-like: MCSALSPAMKALLLFLLVCVAVLAARADTPKEPEPLVKKMQELAQKASAMAKSAISIVRESEVAQQTRQWLANNTELAKQRLDWVKEKLVELWKQARAA; encoded by the exons ATGTGCTCTGCTCTTTCCCCAGCCATGAAGgcattgctgctgtttctcctcGTCTGCGTGGCCGTCCTGGCGGCAA GGGCCGACACGCCCAAGGAGCCGGAGCCGCTGGTGAAGAAGATGCAGGAATTGGCGCAGAAAGCCTCAGCCATGGCCAAGTCGGCGATCAGCATCGTGCGGGAGTCGGAGGTGGCTCAGCAAACCAG GCAGTGGCTGGCGAACAACACGGAGCTGGCGAAGCAGCGGCTGGACTGGGTGAAGGAGAAGCTGGTGGAGCTGTGGAAGCAGGCGCGGGCTGCGTAG
- the APOA1 gene encoding apolipoprotein A-I has protein sequence MRAVVVALALLCLTGTQARYFWQHDEPQAPLDRLKDMMDVYLETVKTSGKEVISQFDASAVGKQLDLKLADNLDTLGAAAAKLREDLAPYYKEVREMWLKDTEALRQELSKDLEEVKEKIRPFLDQFSAKWTEDLEQYRQRLAPVAQDMKELTKQKLELLQEKLTPVAEEARDRLRGHVEELRKNVAPYSDELRQKLSQKLEEIREKGIPQAAEYQAKVMEQISNLREKVTPLLHDFKDRVAPYTETLKNRFITLLEDLQKSIA, from the exons ATGAGAGCCGTGGTGGTGGCCCTCGCCCTGCTCTGCCTGACGG GCACCCAAGCCCGCTACTTCTGGCAGCACGATGAACCCCAGGCGCCCCTGGACCGCCTCAAGGACATGATGGATGTGTACCTGGAGACGGTGAAGACCAGCGGCAAGGAAGTCATCAGCCAGTTCGATGCCTCCGCCGTGGGCAAACAGCTGGA CCTGAAGCTGGCCGACAACCTGGACACGCTGGGCGCAGCTGCTGCCAAGCTGCGGGAGGATCTGGCCCCTTACTACAAGGAGGTGCGGGAGATGTGGCTGAAGGACACGGAAGCTCTGCGCCAGGAGCTCAGCAAGGACCTTGAGGAGGTGAAGGAGAAAATCCGGCCCTTCCTGGACCAGTTCTCAGCCAAGTGGACGGAAGATCTGGAGCAGTACCGGCAGCGCCTGGCACCCGTGGCCCAGGACATGAAGGAGCTCACCAAGCagaagctggagctgctgcaggagaagctgaCCCCGGTGGCTGAGGAGGCGCGGGATCGCCTGCGCGGGCACGTGGAGGAGCTGCGCAAGAACGTGGCGCCCTACAGCGATGAGCTGCGGCAGAAGCTGAGCCAGAAGCTGGAGGAGATCCGGGAGAAGGGCATCCCCCAGGCCGCCGAGTACCAGGCGAAGGTGATGGAGCAGATCAGCAACCTGCGCGAGAAGGTGACCCCCCTGCTGCACGACTTCAAGGACCGCGTCGCCCCCTACACCGAGACCCTCAAGAACCGCTTCATCACCCTCTTGGAGGACCTCCAGAAGAGCATCGCCTGA